The genomic stretch TCTGTTTTCTTCAGGGTATTTTTGTCCTGGGTTTGCCATACGCTGTTCTGCACAGTGGATATGTCGGCTTGTTTCTCATCATGTTTGCTGCCGTGATCTGCTGCTATACTGGCAAAATTCTCATTGCCTGTTTGTATGAAGAAAATGAAGAAGGACAACATGTCAGAGTGAGGACCTCGTATGAAGATATTGCCAATGCCTGCTGTATGCAACTATTCCCCAAACTAGGAGGCAAAATTGTTAATTTTGCCCAGGTAGCTGAACTAATTATGACCTGCATTTTGTATCTGGTGGTAAGTGGGAATCTCATGTTCCACAGTTTCCCACATATGCAAATGTCAGAGGAAACCTGGTTTGTAATAGCAGTTGTTATGCTGGTCCCATGTCTTTTTATACAAAATCTTCAAATTGTATCAAAGCTGAGTCTTCTTTGTTCTTTAGTCCATCTTGTTGTTACGTTCATTGTGATTACCTATTGTATGACACAGGTGCAGAAATGGTCATGGAAAATGATCAAGTTTTCCATGGATTTTGAAAAGTTTTTGGTTTCTGTTGGGGTTATCATTTTCAGCTACACTTCACAAATTTTCCTGCCCTCTCTGGAAGGCAGCATGAAAAACAAGGGTAACTTTGTGTGCATGATGATCTGGACTCATTTGGCTGCATGTATCTTTAAAACAGTCTTTGTCCTTGTCACATTTTTAACCTGGGGGAATGAAACGAAGGAAGTAATCACAGATAATCTGCCATTCACCCTGCGGGTATTGGTGAATGTGTGCTTGGTGGCCAAGGCTCTCCTTTCCTATCCACTGCCCTTTTATGCAGCTGCTGAGGTTTTACAAAGTTGTATTTTGAATCCAAGCTCAGTGGGTGGAAAGGCTCAAGTTTGGGCTCTTGTTTTGCGAGGCTGTTTATTGATGTTAACCCTCCTAATGGCCACGTTTATGCCCCATTTTGCCCTCTTAATGGGGTTAACAGGCAGTGTTACAGGAGCTGTTATGACTTTTCTTCTTCCTTCACTTTTTCACTTGAGGCTGCTCTGGTATAAATTAGGTAATCTGGAAAAATTCCTGGACATTTCCATCTTCCTCCTAGGATTGCTTTGTGGTCTTTCTGGAATATTCTGTTCAGTGAAGGGGCTAATTAATGCTTTCAGAAGGTAAACATGCCTCGTAACCATTTGATTGCTGAAATTGAATATCTAATATATAAACGAATATAAAACCTGGCATTTGTATAATGTTAGTTGTTTTTCTTCTGGCTGGGTCATCTCTTTATCATAGTTTCTTGCTCTTGTTCACAAATAtataagggggaattttaactcccaggtgaGATGCCAGTGGGATGCGCAGGCTGTGTGTCCGAGAGCTGCAGTGGGAGGCCCGATCCATTTTAATGGTTGGGCTTCATTACCGTCTTGCCAGCCAGCTGTCTACCCGAAACAATCGCCTAGAGGCAGTTTGCCAGCTTTGGGCCTTCAAAGATTGAGTGGCCCAGAG from Heptranchias perlo isolate sHepPer1 chromosome 5, sHepPer1.hap1, whole genome shotgun sequence encodes the following:
- the si:dkey-126h10.1 gene encoding vesicular inhibitory amino acid transporter — protein: MINFQDVIINLLKKHRYGFHVDEENLSFAKRDELNIDHTEIVQERVVEQASPGEAENRAQSLETDQLRAELQDTPHITTWEAGWNVTNAIQGIFVLGLPYAVLHSGYVGLFLIMFAAVICCYTGKILIACLYEENEEGQHVRVRTSYEDIANACCMQLFPKLGGKIVNFAQVAELIMTCILYLVVSGNLMFHSFPHMQMSEETWFVIAVVMLVPCLFIQNLQIVSKLSLLCSLVHLVVTFIVITYCMTQVQKWSWKMIKFSMDFEKFLVSVGVIIFSYTSQIFLPSLEGSMKNKGNFVCMMIWTHLAACIFKTVFVLVTFLTWGNETKEVITDNLPFTLRVLVNVCLVAKALLSYPLPFYAAAEVLQSCILNPSSVGGKAQVWALVLRGCLLMLTLLMATFMPHFALLMGLTGSVTGAVMTFLLPSLFHLRLLWYKLGNLEKFLDISIFLLGLLCGLSGIFCSVKGLINAFRR